The following are from one region of the Fibrobacterota bacterium genome:
- a CDS encoding metal ABC transporter ATP-binding protein: MGLALEVRNLSIRFGRKTIIEDLSFEVEAGTTLAILGPNGAGKTVLFKTLIGLLPHGGAITWPAGTRLGYVPQKLDIERNLPVTCRDFLSSMAKVSEAGRTDLPQALEKVGMDPGLLNTTIGTLSGGQFQRLLVACALIRNPTVLMLDEAAAGVDEPGQALLYELIQGIREQGCTVLFISHELNVVGRYADKVLCLARGEAWFGAPKSSLAAEFLTKVYGQDIQFHSHDHSSH; the protein is encoded by the coding sequence ATGGGATTAGCACTCGAAGTTCGCAATTTATCCATCCGGTTCGGACGTAAGACCATCATCGAGGACCTGAGCTTCGAGGTGGAGGCTGGGACCACCCTTGCCATTCTCGGGCCTAACGGAGCCGGGAAAACGGTCCTCTTCAAAACCCTCATCGGCCTCTTGCCCCATGGGGGCGCCATTACCTGGCCGGCGGGAACGCGGCTGGGGTACGTTCCCCAGAAGTTGGACATCGAACGGAATTTACCGGTGACCTGCCGCGATTTCCTCTCCTCCATGGCGAAGGTCTCGGAAGCGGGGCGCACGGATTTGCCCCAAGCCTTGGAGAAGGTGGGCATGGATCCGGGCTTGCTCAACACTACCATCGGTACGCTCTCGGGCGGCCAGTTCCAAAGGCTTCTCGTCGCTTGCGCCCTCATCCGCAATCCCACCGTACTCATGCTCGACGAAGCCGCGGCCGGGGTCGATGAACCCGGCCAGGCCTTGCTCTACGAATTGATCCAAGGCATCCGCGAGCAGGGCTGCACCGTTCTCTTCATATCCCATGAGCTCAACGTGGTCGGGCGTTACGCCGACAAGGTGCTGTGTCTCGCCCGCGGCGAAGCCTGGTTCGGGGCCCCCAAATCGTCGCTGGCCGCGGAATTCCTGACCAAGGTGTACGGCCAAGACATCCAATTCCATTCCCATGACCACTCTTCCCACTAG
- a CDS encoding TIGR03118 family protein: MFTKSGSVPGWIRDLSVFIVFVMSGCMVTDYHKNSSSGFRQSNLVSDTAGIPAKSQDADLANAWGIAVGAGGTFWIADNHSGKSTLYDRNGNTQGTPVSIPGAHDPVGAPTGVVYNATPDFPMPDGSGKALFIFAGEDGSLSAWNSGASAKIVATPSDSGTVYKGLAMAASAGKNFLYVANFKGRAVDVFDAAFHRDTTMSFRDSTLPADYGPFNIAVIGNDLFVSYAKLNPPDNEDDQAGPGNGFINEFKTDGTLVRRFVSGGGLNSPWGMVSVPGTFGPFKDGIFVGNFGDGFIHVYDTQGNLLGQAQDSSGNAISIEGLWGLYYSSTSDYGGASNQLYFTAGPDDENHGVFGYLAPR; the protein is encoded by the coding sequence ATGTTTACGAAATCCGGCTCGGTTCCCGGGTGGATCCGGGATTTATCCGTATTTATCGTCTTCGTCATGAGCGGTTGTATGGTGACCGATTATCATAAAAATTCGTCCAGCGGTTTCCGACAGTCGAACCTGGTTTCCGACACCGCGGGAATTCCGGCCAAGTCCCAGGATGCGGACCTCGCCAATGCTTGGGGTATCGCGGTGGGCGCCGGCGGGACTTTCTGGATAGCCGATAATCACTCCGGAAAATCCACCCTATACGATCGCAATGGAAATACCCAAGGGACGCCGGTTTCCATACCGGGCGCCCATGATCCCGTTGGCGCGCCTACCGGCGTCGTTTACAATGCCACCCCGGATTTCCCGATGCCGGACGGAAGCGGCAAGGCGCTTTTTATCTTCGCCGGGGAAGACGGATCCTTATCGGCCTGGAATTCCGGGGCCTCCGCGAAAATCGTCGCGACCCCCTCCGATTCCGGGACCGTCTATAAGGGCCTGGCCATGGCCGCCTCCGCCGGGAAAAACTTCCTCTACGTCGCCAACTTCAAGGGCCGCGCCGTGGACGTCTTCGACGCGGCCTTCCATCGGGATACGACCATGTCCTTCCGGGATTCCACCCTTCCCGCCGACTACGGCCCGTTCAATATCGCCGTGATAGGCAACGATCTTTTCGTCTCCTACGCGAAACTGAATCCTCCCGACAACGAAGACGATCAAGCCGGCCCGGGCAACGGTTTCATCAACGAATTCAAGACCGACGGAACCCTCGTCAGGCGCTTCGTCTCGGGAGGGGGCCTGAACTCCCCATGGGGGATGGTTTCCGTTCCGGGTACCTTCGGCCCCTTCAAGGACGGCATTTTCGTGGGCAATTTCGGCGACGGATTCATCCACGTTTACGATACGCAGGGGAATTTGCTCGGCCAAGCGCAAGACTCGAGCGGCAATGCGATCTCGATCGAAGGATTATGGGGGCTATACTATTCATCGACCAGCGATTATGGCGGCGCCTCCAACCAGCTGTATTTCACGGCCGGCCCCGATGATGAAAACCATGGCGTCTTCGGGTATTTGGCGCCGCGATGA
- a CDS encoding Type 1 glutamine amidotransferase-like domain-containing protein, whose translation MVIANACDLLPEADRKFRLEREISALEGLGFETEELDLRRHCQAGGDEANLRALLATVSLVWSRGGNSFVLLREMRQSGFAPALLDALAADSLVYGGYSGGIAVLAPTLRGIELVNDPAAVPPGIDPATPWEGLGVIPFSVAPHYKSPHPASPGIDEVVRYFEDHGMGYKTLRDGEAWIRSGNREETLS comes from the coding sequence TTGGTCATCGCGAACGCCTGCGATCTGCTGCCCGAGGCGGACCGGAAGTTCCGGCTCGAAAGGGAAATATCCGCCTTGGAAGGCCTGGGTTTTGAGACCGAGGAGCTGGACCTACGCCGGCATTGCCAAGCCGGAGGCGATGAGGCCAACCTTCGCGCCTTGCTCGCGACCGTTTCCCTGGTCTGGTCCCGGGGCGGGAACTCCTTCGTCCTATTACGAGAGATGCGCCAAAGCGGATTCGCCCCCGCCCTTCTCGACGCCCTGGCGGCGGATAGCCTGGTCTATGGCGGGTATAGCGGCGGCATCGCGGTTTTGGCTCCGACCCTGCGCGGCATCGAATTGGTCAACGACCCGGCGGCCGTCCCCCCGGGTATCGATCCCGCCACGCCGTGGGAAGGTTTGGGAGTCATCCCCTTCAGCGTAGCCCCGCACTACAAATCCCCGCATCCGGCCTCGCCGGGCATCGACGAAGTGGTGCGCTATTTCGAAGACCACGGCATGGGCTACAAGACCCTGCGGGACGGCGAAGCCTGGATCCGATCCGGGAATCGGGAAGAAACCCTGTCCTGA
- a CDS encoding class I SAM-dependent methyltransferase gives MINLLRKVCARYYASGRGVPVDVRWRDEKPFRFGQGEPAFTITIQDKTGVSAFASLDGLAFVESYILGHMDITGDMDALHSMRDMTTDNHPLYYLWNLAKPLLFGQTKMDRSGISTHYDNSPELYLGLLDGRHRCYSQGVFLRDDESLEDAMTRKIEFAIDAVGAKAGDRVLDIGGGWGAFNEHAGKKGIRVTSLTISRESEQFLQKMIKAEKLPTEVVNCHLYEYEPGFKFDAIVNLGVTEHLPDYARSLATYQRLLKPGGKIYLDASACREKYKFHSFITKHIYPGNCSPLCLHDYMKHLAKTPFRLLGVWDDRHSYFLTAKHWAQNLERNREEIVRVCGESTFRKFHVYLWGTADVFRRDIMQAYRWVLELP, from the coding sequence TTGATCAACCTCTTACGGAAGGTGTGCGCCCGCTACTATGCGAGCGGCCGCGGCGTTCCGGTCGATGTCCGGTGGCGCGACGAAAAGCCCTTCCGGTTCGGCCAGGGCGAACCCGCCTTCACGATAACCATCCAGGATAAAACCGGGGTATCCGCATTCGCATCCCTCGATGGCCTCGCCTTCGTCGAGTCCTATATCCTCGGGCATATGGATATAACCGGCGACATGGATGCGCTGCATTCCATGCGCGATATGACCACGGATAACCATCCCCTCTACTACTTGTGGAACCTGGCCAAGCCGCTCTTGTTCGGCCAGACGAAGATGGACCGTTCCGGCATCTCCACGCATTACGACAATTCGCCGGAGCTTTACCTGGGCTTGCTGGATGGCCGGCACCGCTGCTACTCCCAGGGGGTTTTCCTCCGCGACGACGAAAGCCTGGAAGACGCCATGACCCGGAAGATCGAATTCGCCATCGACGCCGTTGGCGCCAAGGCCGGCGACCGGGTGCTGGACATCGGAGGCGGCTGGGGCGCATTCAACGAGCATGCCGGCAAGAAGGGCATCCGCGTCACCTCGCTCACCATTTCGCGGGAGAGCGAGCAATTCCTGCAGAAGATGATCAAGGCGGAAAAACTGCCCACCGAGGTGGTCAACTGCCACCTGTACGAATACGAACCGGGATTCAAGTTCGATGCCATCGTGAACCTTGGGGTAACGGAGCATCTGCCGGATTATGCCCGTTCCCTGGCCACCTACCAACGCCTGCTGAAACCGGGCGGCAAGATCTACCTGGACGCCAGCGCCTGCCGCGAGAAGTACAAGTTCCATAGCTTCATCACCAAGCACATCTATCCCGGCAACTGTTCGCCCTTGTGCCTGCATGATTACATGAAGCACCTCGCGAAGACGCCTTTCCGGCTCTTGGGGGTATGGGACGATCGGCACAGCTATTTCCTCACGGCCAAGCATTGGGCCCAGAACCTGGAGCGCAACCGCGAAGAGATAGTCCGGGTGTGCGGGGAATCCACCTTCAGGAAGTTCCACGTTTACCTGTGGGGCACCGCCGACGTGTTCCGGCGCGATATCATGCAAGCCTACAGGTGGGTGCTGGAACTCCCTTGA